The DNA window CTCGAGGAGTACCTCGACGTCTTCCGGGAAGAGGACTTCCACGACATCGTCATCAGCGCCAAGAGCATCGACCCGCTGCTGGTCATCGATGCCTATAAGGCGATCAGCGAGCGGTTCGACTACCCCCTGCACCTGGGCGTGACGCACGCCGGCCCGAAAGAAACGGGCACGATCCGCTCCGTTGTCCCGCTCGGCCATCTGCTGGCCAGCGGTATCGGCGATACGGTCCGCATCAGCTATGCCAACGACCCCGTGTATGAAGTTCAGGACGGCCTGGAGCTGATGTACATCCTGGGTTTGCGCGTGCGTAAAGGTGCCGAACTGATCGCCTGCCCGAGCTGCGGCCGCATCCAGGTCGATCTGTTCAAGCTCGTTCAGGACGTCCGCAAGCAGTTGGAGAAGGAGATCACGCTGCCGATCAAGGTGGCGGTGATGGGCTGCGTGGTGAACGGCCCCGGCGAAGCCGAGGGAGCGGACGTCGCGATCTTCGCCGGCGATCGCAAGGGCATCATCTACGTGCAGGGCGAGCGCGTCGCGAACGTCCCCGAAGCCGACATCCTGCCGACGCTGCTGGCCGAGTGCCGCAAGTTCCAGGACCGCGTGGCCCGCGGCGAGGCGAAGCTGGGCGAGAAAAAGGTCGACATCCTTCCCCCCGACCCGATCGGAGAGATCGGCAGCGGATGGGAGAAGATTCAGCGGGAAAAGAAGGGCATGGGATTGCCGGTGGTGAAGGTGTAGGTCGCGTTTCCTGCTGATGTCGCATCCGAGATACACCGTTTGGAATGGCCACTAGATGATCTTGCGATAAACTTTCGCTGGATCGAGTTTCCCCGGCCCTGTTAAACGCGAGCGGAGGTTGTCCATGTTCAAGCTCATCATCCTGGCGTTCGGCTTCGTCCTCGGCGGCGGCACGGGCCTTTGGCTCAGTGTCAATCAGCCGGAACTGGCCGCCAAGTTGTTCCAGAAGCAGAACGAGCTGATCGAAGAAGGCAAGCGGCAGGCGATCGAAGAGATCAAGACGCGGCTCGACCAGATCGTTGCCAAGGAAGAGGCCAAGCCCAAGCCCCCGGGGAATACGATCATGGGCGTAGTCGCTGGCATGTCCGGGGCGTCGCCGGAGGGGAAGACGGAGATCAAGTCTCTCCAGGCCGACCTGGGCAAGCAGTTGACCGACCTGGGCGGTCCGAGCAAGAAGTGATCGCGCCAGTCGTGTAGCCGTCGCGCTTGCCCGCCGTGCCGGGTTGTGTCGGCTCGCCGGGTTGACGCGCGGCATGTGCCCTTTTGCCCGGCGGGCCCTCGTCCGCTACAACACACTGCTATGCCATCGGTTGGCGCGAAGCCCGTTTATGCCCTCGTCGGCACCGATTCGTTTCTGCAACTGCTGAAGCTGCGCGAAATCCTGGCGATCCTCCCGCCCGATGTTCAGCGGACCGACCTCGATGGCGAAAAAGCCGACCTCGCCGAAGTGCTGGACGAATGTCGCAGCTTTGCGATGTTCGGCGGCGGCAAGCTCGTTGTCGTCCGCAATGCCGACGACTTCATCACCCGGTTTCGCGAGCAGCTCGAAGACTACTGTGCCAAGCCGTCCGACAGCGCCACGCTGATCCTTCGCTGCGAATCGCTCCCTAAGAACCAGCGCATCTACAAAGCGATTGCCAAGACCGGGCAGGTGGAAGAATGCACGCCACCCGGCGAGCGGATGCTGGGCAAATGGATCACCGACCACGCCAGGGCCGGGCATCGGGTCCAGATCGCCCCGCAGGCGGCCGAGCAATTGGCGCAGCTTATCGGTGCGGACCTGGGAAAGCTCGATACCGAGATCGCCAAGCTCGCACTGCTGGCCGACGGCAAGACGATTCAGCCGCAACACGTTGCCGAGATTGTCACGTTCCAGCGCGAGCAGAAGATGTGGGACATGACCAACGCCCTGGCGGCGGGCGACACCACCGAGGCGCTCCGCCGCTGGCGGCACCTGCTGGCGACCGAGCCGTCGAGTGAGTTTCGCGCCGTCACCTGGATGGGCATGTGGCTGGAAAACGTCCGCAAGGCTCTGGCGCTTAAGCGGCAGGGGATGAATCCGTTTACGATCGCGCAGCAACTCAAGATCTGGCCGCGGGAGAACGTCCAGCCGTTCTTCAAAACCGCCGAGGAACTTGGCGAAGCCGGTGTCGCCCGGGCGCTGGACCTGCTGGCAACCGTCGACCGCCAGAGCAAAAGCGGCGTCGGCGAGGCTTCGACGAACGTCGAACGGTTTATCCTGGAGCTGGCGGTGTGAATTCTGGCAGTCTGACGTGAATCCTGATGGTCATTGGCCTGTCCCATTTCCTGGTTCTCTCGGCGATCGTGTTCGCCTGCGGGTTGCTCACGATCCTTCTCAAGCGGAACGCGATCGGGATTCTCATGGGGATCGAGTTGGTGCTGAACTCGGCCAACATCAATCTGGTGGCGCTGAACCGCTACTGGCACGCCGGCCCCGGCGCGGTCGCCGGCAAGCCGTTGCTCGACGGCCAGGTATTCGCACTGTTTGTGATTGTGATCGCCGCCGCCGAAGCCGCGGTGGCATTGGCGATCTTCCTTAACTTTTACAACAACTTCGCGTCGGTCGACGTGGAGAAGGCGAAGATGCTGAAAGGCTGAGATCTCGGGTTTAGCCGTCGGGCTTGCCCGCCGAGTCGTGTCCGATCGCGTCGGTACGGGCAGGGGGCGTACGCTCCAACTTCGAATGTTTTCCCCGGCGGGCGGTGCCCGCCTCAAAAGACTTGCCCACTCCAGCAACCATCCTCCTGATCGCCGCGCTGCTTCCGCTGGCGTCGTTCGTGCTGCTGCTGTTTGTCGGCAACCGCATGGGTACGCCGGTGTTGCGGATGGGAACCGCGCTGGCCGGCTGGGTCGCGACGGTCGCGATCGGCGGCAGTTTCGTTTGCAGCCTGGTCGCGCTCTATCACTGGTACGGCGGCGGCAGTCAGCCGGCGATCAGCTGGGGTTACGGCAAGCGGGCGATCAATATCTCGACCGGTTGGCTTCCGACCGGCCCACAGGACGTCGCCGCCACGGCCGCCGTCGATCACCCCGGTTGGCTCGACGTCGGCATCTACATTGACGGCCTGACCATCTCCATGTTCCTGATGGTCACGCTCGTCGCGCTGATGGTGCACATCTTCAGCATCGGCTACATGCGCGGCGACATCCGATTCCCAAGGTTCTTTACCTATCTGTCACTGTTCTGCGCGTCGATGCTCGGATTGCTCCTCTCCAGCACGCTGCTGCAGCTGTTCATGTTCTGGGAGCTCGTCGGGCTTTGCTCGTATCTGCTGATCGGGTTCTGGTTCGAGCGCAAGTCCGCCGCACGCGCGGCACTGAAGGCGTTCGTCGTCAATCGCATTGGCGACTTCGCGTTTCTGGTCGGTTTCGGACTGCTGTTCTATTGGGTTGGCAATGCGTCGCTTCCGTACCTTTGGGCCAACTTCGGTTCCGCCGGGCAGGGGGGCGACGTCACCTTGCTCGCAGGTGGGGTCGTGCCCGCGTCGGCGATGACGGTCATCGGCGTCTGTCTGTTCTTCGGTGCCGTCGGCAAGAGCGCGCAGTTTCCGCTGCACACGTGGCTTCCCGACGCCATGGAAGGCCCGACACCGGTCAGCGCGCTGATCCACGCGGCCACCATGGTCGCCGCCGGGGTCTATCTCATGGGGCGGATGTTTCCGCTCCTGACGCCCGACGCCAGGCTGTTCATCGCGATCATTGGTTGCATCACGCTCCTGATCGGCGGGCTCGTCGCGATCGTCCAGACCGATATCAAGCGAATCCTCGCCTATTCGACCATCTCGCAACTCGGCTACATGATGCTGGCGATCGGGGTTGGGTCGTGGGTAGGCGGGTTGTTTCACCTGATCACGCACGCGTTCTTCAAGGCACTGCTGTTCCTGGGCGCCGGCAGCGTCATTCACGCCGCCCATCACGAGCAGGATATCCGGCAATATGGCGGACTCTGGCACCGTATTCCGGTGACCGCCGCGGCGTTGCTGATTGGCGTGTTCGCGATTGCCGGTGCCGGTGTGCATCTCGGCGGATTTGAGGCCGGACTGTCCGGCTACTACAGCAAGACCAACATCCTGACCGACGCCGCCGGCTTTGCGATCCTGGCCGGCGATGCCGGGCGGTCTTCGGGGTACTGGCTGCTGTTCGGAGTTCCGGCCGCGATGGCGTTTGTGACGCCGTTCTACATGACCCGCCTCTGGGTGCTCACGTTCCTTGGCAAGCCGCGGAATGAACTGCTGCACGAGAAGGCCCATGAGTCTCCGATGATGTACGTGCCGCTGCTCGGCCTGGCGGCGATGAGCTGCATTGCTGGAAGCGAGCTCGGAGTGCCGGACCTGCTTCAGAAGTCCATCGGTGAATCGTCGGCGGAAGTGAACCGCCTGACCGATCGGGTAGCGATCGCCCGCCATGCCCCGGCCGATACCCGGCCAACCGATACCCGGGCACCGAACTTCGGCGGCTGGTCCACGGCCTGGCGTCCGATGCAGGCAGTCGCATCGCCTCGGCGATCGACCGAATCGGTCGAACTCTCGACCGACATCGCGCCCTCGCCCACGACGATGTCCGTCGCCGAGTCGGCGCGCGACAGGGCCAGAGGACTCGAGAGCAGGGCGGCCGGGTGGGCCTGGGCTATCGGCATCATCGTTGCCCTGGTGCTCTACCGCCTTTGCCCGCACTGGGCATCCCGCCTCAGTCGCATTCCGCCGGTTTCATGGATTCATGCGTGGCTGAAGCACGCGATGTACTTCGACGAACTGTACGACATCCTGTTTGTCCGGCCGATACGGTTCATGGCGAGCTTTGCGGGCTGGCTCGACCGTACGCTGGTTGACGGGACCGTTAACCTGGTGGCTTCATCGACCATTCGACTGAGCCGTGTCGTCGGCTGGCATGACCGCAGGATCGTGGACGGCGCGGTTTCCGGCGTGGCGCAGGCCGCATGGGAGATTGGCGTTGCGGCCCGAATGCCGCAGACCGGGCGCATTCGCTTTTACGTCTCGGCTCTAATGCTCGTGATCGTGATTGGACTTGCGGTCACGGTTGCCGTGATGATGC is part of the Humisphaera borealis genome and encodes:
- the ispG gene encoding flavodoxin-dependent (E)-4-hydroxy-3-methylbut-2-enyl-diphosphate synthase, which gives rise to MVSLPTTRKHRMILRRKTRQVVLGDDAHGFVRIGGDAPVSVQSMTAGYTHDIDACVAEIHKLAAAGADVVRVAVPEKKDTAALKEILPQVSVPIVADVHFHFQRALEAIEAGVHKIRLNPGNISDRAQVKDVIQACKARKLPIRIGVNEGSIIERKDKQKRLKELGGVFSDNKHGHFLAIMITKLEEYLDVFREEDFHDIVISAKSIDPLLVIDAYKAISERFDYPLHLGVTHAGPKETGTIRSVVPLGHLLASGIGDTVRISYANDPVYEVQDGLELMYILGLRVRKGAELIACPSCGRIQVDLFKLVQDVRKQLEKEITLPIKVAVMGCVVNGPGEAEGADVAIFAGDRKGIIYVQGERVANVPEADILPTLLAECRKFQDRVARGEAKLGEKKVDILPPDPIGEIGSGWEKIQREKKGMGLPVVKV
- the holA gene encoding DNA polymerase III subunit delta → MPSVGAKPVYALVGTDSFLQLLKLREILAILPPDVQRTDLDGEKADLAEVLDECRSFAMFGGGKLVVVRNADDFITRFREQLEDYCAKPSDSATLILRCESLPKNQRIYKAIAKTGQVEECTPPGERMLGKWITDHARAGHRVQIAPQAAEQLAQLIGADLGKLDTEIAKLALLADGKTIQPQHVAEIVTFQREQKMWDMTNALAAGDTTEALRRWRHLLATEPSSEFRAVTWMGMWLENVRKALALKRQGMNPFTIAQQLKIWPRENVQPFFKTAEELGEAGVARALDLLATVDRQSKSGVGEASTNVERFILELAV
- the nuoK gene encoding NADH-quinone oxidoreductase subunit NuoK → MVIGLSHFLVLSAIVFACGLLTILLKRNAIGILMGIELVLNSANINLVALNRYWHAGPGAVAGKPLLDGQVFALFVIVIAAAEAAVALAIFLNFYNNFASVDVEKAKMLKG
- the nuoL gene encoding NADH-quinone oxidoreductase subunit L, which translates into the protein MPTPATILLIAALLPLASFVLLLFVGNRMGTPVLRMGTALAGWVATVAIGGSFVCSLVALYHWYGGGSQPAISWGYGKRAINISTGWLPTGPQDVAATAAVDHPGWLDVGIYIDGLTISMFLMVTLVALMVHIFSIGYMRGDIRFPRFFTYLSLFCASMLGLLLSSTLLQLFMFWELVGLCSYLLIGFWFERKSAARAALKAFVVNRIGDFAFLVGFGLLFYWVGNASLPYLWANFGSAGQGGDVTLLAGGVVPASAMTVIGVCLFFGAVGKSAQFPLHTWLPDAMEGPTPVSALIHAATMVAAGVYLMGRMFPLLTPDARLFIAIIGCITLLIGGLVAIVQTDIKRILAYSTISQLGYMMLAIGVGSWVGGLFHLITHAFFKALLFLGAGSVIHAAHHEQDIRQYGGLWHRIPVTAAALLIGVFAIAGAGVHLGGFEAGLSGYYSKTNILTDAAGFAILAGDAGRSSGYWLLFGVPAAMAFVTPFYMTRLWVLTFLGKPRNELLHEKAHESPMMYVPLLGLAAMSCIAGSELGVPDLLQKSIGESSAEVNRLTDRVAIARHAPADTRPTDTRAPNFGGWSTAWRPMQAVASPRRSTESVELSTDIAPSPTTMSVAESARDRARGLESRAAGWAWAIGIIVALVLYRLCPHWASRLSRIPPVSWIHAWLKHAMYFDELYDILFVRPIRFMASFAGWLDRTLVDGTVNLVASSTIRLSRVVGWHDRRIVDGAVSGVAQAAWEIGVAARMPQTGRIRFYVSALMLVIVIGLAVTVAVMMLR